From Aquificota bacterium, one genomic window encodes:
- a CDS encoding histidine triad nucleotide-binding protein produces MQDCIFCKIVRKEIPSKGAYEDDLVYAFHDINPVAPTHILIVPKKHIVGVQSLEPEDKELVGHMFYVARKLGEELGYAPDENLNKGYRLVFNVGRDAGQSVFHLHLHFIAGRKMEWPPG; encoded by the coding sequence ATGCAGGACTGCATCTTTTGCAAGATAGTAAGGAAAGAGATACCTTCAAAAGGGGCCTATGAGGATGACCTTGTTTATGCCTTCCATGATATTAACCCAGTGGCACCCACCCATATATTGATAGTTCCCAAAAAACACATAGTTGGTGTTCAAAGCCTTGAGCCGGAAGACAAGGAATTGGTAGGGCATATGTTTTATGTGGCAAGAAAGCTTGGTGAAGAGCTGGGCTATGCGCCCGATGAGAATTTAAACAAGGGCTATAGGCTTGTTTTTAACGTAGGAAGGGATGCGGGCCAGAGCGTTTTCCATCTTCACCTTCACTTTATAGCGGGCAGGAAGATGGAGTGGCCACCGGGATGA
- the alr gene encoding alanine racemase, giving the protein MYRAVLSIRSQNIKENLVNLLRYTGKPIIAVVKANAYGIGAIYVSSILENFDEVSAFAVACVEEGIELRRAGIKKKILVLGGVLKGEAKAFLEYNLTPVVSHWEHLKALEGLNVPIQVKYDTGMGRLGFLEELVEDERVEGVLSHLSSPLDRDFSSLQIEKFEKIVKRYSNLRYIHMESSAGVVYRIPFTTHIRVGLALYGEKPMQDYPIELKRAIELKARIISIKDLPAGFPISYSRTYITEKPTRVGVVAFGYADGLMKSLSNKAYLYYQGKPIKILGNITMDMTMVDLTGTEAKVGDWVEIVGENQSFTDLAKLAGTIPYELMTNLSSRIRRQVCS; this is encoded by the coding sequence ATGTACAGGGCAGTGCTTAGCATAAGGAGCCAAAATATTAAAGAAAACCTTGTCAATCTTCTTAGGTATACTGGGAAGCCGATTATTGCTGTAGTAAAGGCCAATGCCTACGGAATAGGAGCCATATATGTTAGCTCCATCCTTGAAAATTTTGATGAGGTTTCAGCCTTTGCTGTAGCCTGTGTGGAAGAGGGAATAGAATTAAGAAGAGCTGGCATAAAAAAGAAAATATTGGTGCTTGGTGGTGTTCTAAAGGGCGAGGCCAAAGCCTTTTTAGAATACAACCTTACTCCGGTGGTTTCCCATTGGGAACATCTTAAGGCCCTTGAGGGCCTAAACGTACCCATACAGGTAAAGTATGATACAGGCATGGGAAGGCTTGGCTTTTTGGAGGAGCTTGTGGAGGATGAAAGGGTAGAAGGCGTCCTTAGCCACCTTTCAAGCCCCCTTGACAGGGATTTTTCCTCTCTTCAGATAGAGAAGTTTGAGAAGATAGTTAAAAGATATTCCAACCTCAGATACATACACATGGAAAGCTCAGCGGGAGTGGTCTACAGAATACCCTTTACAACCCATATAAGGGTAGGCCTTGCCCTTTATGGAGAAAAACCCATGCAGGACTATCCCATTGAGCTAAAGAGAGCCATTGAGCTAAAGGCAAGGATAATATCCATAAAGGACCTTCCGGCTGGCTTTCCCATATCCTACTCAAGGACCTATATAACAGAGAAGCCCACAAGGGTTGGGGTAGTGGCCTTTGGCTATGCGGACGGTCTTATGAAAAGCCTTTCAAACAAGGCATACCTTTATTATCAAGGAAAGCCTATAAAGATACTTGGCAACATCACCATGGACATGACCATGGTGGACCTAACTGGCACAGAGGCAAAGGTGGGAGACTGGGTGGAAATTGTGGGAGAAAATCAAAGCTTTACAGACCTTGCCAAGCTGGCGGGAACCATACCTTATGAGCTTATGACAAATCTATCCTCAAGGATAAGGAGGCAAGTATGCTCATAA
- the tmk gene encoding dTMP kinase, producing the protein MLITFEGIDGSGKTTQAKRLYEHLKGLGYKVSLYRDPGSTELAEKIRELILGFETDPTTELLLFECARSSLVWEKILPDLRNGKVVIVDRFIDSTMAYQGYGREINLGTVNILNHIATRGRKPDITFLLNVPLEVALERIKGKRTRFEDGDYLRRVRDAYILIAHEQKDRIVMLDGTRSEEEVFMDVLKVLKERFGLDL; encoded by the coding sequence ATGCTCATAACTTTTGAAGGCATTGACGGCTCTGGAAAGACCACGCAGGCAAAAAGGCTTTATGAACACCTCAAAGGCCTTGGCTATAAGGTATCCCTTTATAGGGACCCTGGCTCTACAGAGTTGGCCGAAAAGATAAGGGAGCTTATCCTTGGCTTTGAAACAGACCCAACCACAGAGCTTTTGCTTTTTGAGTGCGCAAGGTCCAGCCTTGTGTGGGAGAAGATACTTCCAGACCTAAGGAATGGTAAGGTGGTGATAGTGGATAGGTTTATAGATTCCACAATGGCCTACCAGGGCTATGGAAGGGAGATAAACCTTGGCACGGTAAACATCCTAAACCACATAGCCACAAGGGGAAGAAAGCCAGATATTACCTTTTTGCTAAATGTGCCTTTGGAGGTAGCCTTGGAAAGGATAAAGGGAAAAAGAACACGCTTTGAGGACGGGGATTATCTAAGACGTGTGAGGGATGCTTACATACTTATAGCCCACGAGCAAAAGGATAGGATAGTTATGCTGGATGGAACAAGGAGTGAGGAAGAGGTTTTTATGGATGTTTTAAAGGTTTTAAAAGAGAGGTTTGGGCTTGATTTATAA
- a CDS encoding DUF2334 domain-containing protein: MSLFLLELHDVSPYYRKEFFKALDLLEEVGLDGFSLLIVPYFWERAPLGEDKDFVSFIKSLPAEVVLHGYTHKGSRRFSDLLWTDGEGEFGGLDLISTYEKVYLALELMDYLGIKTEFFVPPAWIGNPYLEDVLYSLGFRAVAYRWYIKDLNTERIIKSPALSFSNRHLLSWFSLRLVPEFERLYKGHKLLRLAIHMADLRDNRKILLWKEILTRIKERRRRVSYGELFGKSGPSSSFKGFQSAGRLA, encoded by the coding sequence ATGAGCTTGTTCCTTTTAGAACTTCACGACGTTAGCCCTTACTACAGGAAGGAGTTTTTTAAGGCCCTTGACCTTCTGGAGGAGGTGGGATTGGATGGATTCTCCCTCCTTATAGTGCCTTACTTTTGGGAGAGGGCACCCTTGGGGGAGGATAAGGATTTTGTCTCATTTATAAAAAGCCTACCTGCAGAGGTGGTGCTTCATGGCTATACGCACAAAGGAAGCAGAAGGTTTAGCGACCTTCTTTGGACGGATGGGGAGGGGGAGTTTGGGGGGCTTGACCTAATAAGCACCTATGAAAAGGTGTATTTAGCCCTTGAGCTTATGGACTATCTTGGTATAAAAACAGAGTTCTTTGTCCCTCCCGCATGGATAGGAAATCCTTACCTTGAGGATGTGCTATATTCCTTGGGCTTTAGGGCTGTAGCTTACAGGTGGTATATAAAGGACCTTAATACAGAAAGGATTATAAAGTCGCCAGCGCTAAGCTTTAGCAACAGGCATCTTTTATCTTGGTTTAGTCTTAGGCTTGTACCAGAGTTTGAGAGGCTATATAAAGGACATAAGCTTTTGAGGCTTGCCATACATATGGCCGACCTTAGGGACAATAGAAAGATACTTCTTTGGAAGGAAATACTTACAAGGATTAAAGAAAGAAGGAGGCGTGTGAGCTATGGGGAACTTTTTGGCAAAAGCGGACCTTCATCTTCATTCAAAGGCTTCCAATCTGCCGGGAGGCTGGCTTAG
- a CDS encoding ribbon-helix-helix protein, CopG family — MKRKEKFQLWMPSEVLWKLRAIAEEEGRTVSDLIKEAVAEWLDKKEKEKSRPIKLEELK, encoded by the coding sequence TTGAAGAGGAAAGAAAAGTTTCAACTATGGATGCCTTCAGAAGTTTTGTGGAAGCTCCGTGCCATAGCGGAAGAGGAAGGAAGAACGGTGTCAGACCTTATCAAAGAAGCGGTAGCTGAGTGGCTTGACAAAAAGGAAAAGGAAAAGTCAAGACCTATAAAACTGGAGGAGCTTAAATGA
- a CDS encoding glycosyltransferase — translation MGNFLAKADLHLHSKASNLPGGWLSRLIGCPESFTEPMEIYRRLKERGMSFITITDHNTIEGVLEIAHLPEVFVSCEYTVKFPEDERKVHVLVYGLSEKDHQELTKLRENIFDFVKYLKERRLAHSLAHPLYSVERSKLDKSFVEKLVLLFDNWEVINGTRGEGVRYVEEAIARAYDGWDRIYQLAEKHRVEPQRIRERISFTAGSDDHGGMDVGRTWTAVEGATSKEEFLKGLWEGKTQVGTEDLGEQRLLNMIGRVGYDFLKRKNYIPSEIKPLTDYIFMHSDNPTVGFLIRNFLGIRAERTDMLKEVMKALPSLALERLIKSPSPQTIGELCLSLVAHGFPAFLKYAQRREEEKIKELGKEFGITKTRPPKVAYITDTYHHINGVARSAKLVRQIAMEEDLPFTVLISSSSIREEEGLINLRPLVEIPTPFYEELKMGLPNFLDLVDLLEKEGFTQVHIATPGPLGLLGLLAGKILGLRITFAFHTDIPTYARTYTGDPDLEELLWKAFVFIGNMSHKFFVPSEYYKKVFVNKGLSYGKIGIFKRGVDTDLFSPDKREDGFWARRLGIKKHQRVILYVGRVSKEKGLDNFLYVAKCFPEDTFVIVGDGPYRKEIEAKRPKNVHLTGYMVGEELAKAYASSDVFLFPSETETYGQVVLEAMASGLPVIVSSKGASHEHVQEGVNGFIATRPEEYVEALSLLLSNENLRRSMAQEALYSARRLDLRKSYIDYMLAIAGLGRLVYEVD, via the coding sequence ATGGGGAACTTTTTGGCAAAAGCGGACCTTCATCTTCATTCAAAGGCTTCCAATCTGCCGGGAGGCTGGCTTAGTAGACTAATAGGCTGTCCAGAGAGCTTTACAGAGCCTATGGAGATATATAGAAGGCTCAAAGAAAGGGGAATGAGCTTTATCACCATAACGGATCACAATACCATAGAAGGAGTATTGGAAATAGCCCACCTTCCGGAGGTCTTTGTAAGCTGCGAATACACGGTGAAATTTCCAGAGGACGAAAGGAAGGTACATGTGCTTGTCTATGGCCTGAGTGAAAAGGACCACCAAGAGCTTACAAAATTAAGAGAGAATATCTTTGACTTTGTAAAATACCTAAAAGAAAGAAGGCTTGCCCATTCCCTTGCGCACCCACTATACTCTGTGGAAAGATCCAAGCTTGACAAAAGCTTTGTGGAAAAGCTGGTGCTTCTTTTTGACAACTGGGAGGTAATAAACGGCACAAGGGGGGAAGGTGTTAGATATGTGGAAGAGGCTATAGCAAGAGCTTACGATGGATGGGACAGGATATACCAATTGGCTGAAAAACACAGAGTAGAGCCTCAAAGGATAAGGGAAAGGATAAGCTTTACCGCTGGGTCCGATGACCATGGTGGTATGGATGTGGGAAGAACATGGACTGCAGTGGAAGGAGCAACAAGCAAGGAAGAGTTTTTGAAGGGTCTGTGGGAAGGGAAAACTCAAGTGGGGACGGAAGATCTGGGGGAACAAAGGCTTTTGAACATGATAGGAAGGGTGGGCTATGATTTTCTAAAGCGCAAAAACTACATTCCCTCTGAGATAAAGCCTTTGACAGACTATATCTTTATGCACTCCGACAACCCCACCGTAGGCTTTCTTATAAGGAATTTTTTGGGCATAAGGGCAGAAAGGACAGATATGTTGAAAGAGGTTATGAAGGCTTTGCCTTCTCTTGCCTTGGAAAGGCTTATAAAGAGCCCCTCACCGCAAACCATCGGGGAGCTGTGCCTGTCCCTCGTGGCTCATGGCTTCCCCGCCTTTTTAAAGTATGCCCAAAGAAGAGAAGAAGAGAAGATAAAAGAGCTTGGAAAAGAGTTTGGTATTACAAAAACAAGGCCACCAAAGGTGGCATACATAACAGATACTTATCACCATATAAACGGCGTTGCAAGAAGCGCTAAGCTTGTAAGGCAGATAGCCATGGAGGAAGACCTGCCCTTTACAGTCCTTATATCCAGCTCAAGCATAAGGGAAGAGGAAGGCCTCATAAACTTAAGGCCTTTGGTGGAAATTCCCACACCCTTTTATGAGGAGCTTAAGATGGGCCTTCCCAACTTCCTTGACCTTGTGGACCTCTTAGAAAAAGAAGGCTTTACGCAGGTTCATATAGCCACGCCGGGGCCTTTGGGCCTTTTGGGCCTTTTGGCAGGGAAGATTTTGGGCCTTAGAATAACCTTTGCCTTCCACACAGACATACCCACCTATGCAAGGACCTATACAGGAGACCCAGACTTGGAAGAACTCCTTTGGAAGGCCTTTGTGTTTATAGGAAATATGTCCCACAAGTTCTTTGTGCCTTCTGAATACTATAAAAAGGTCTTTGTAAATAAGGGGCTAAGCTACGGAAAGATAGGTATATTTAAAAGGGGTGTGGACACAGACCTCTTCTCACCGGACAAAAGGGAAGATGGCTTTTGGGCAAGAAGGCTTGGCATAAAGAAACATCAAAGGGTCATACTCTATGTGGGAAGAGTCTCAAAGGAAAAAGGCTTGGATAACTTTTTGTATGTGGCAAAGTGTTTCCCGGAAGACACCTTTGTAATAGTGGGCGATGGCCCATATAGAAAGGAAATAGAGGCCAAAAGGCCAAAAAATGTACATCTTACCGGCTATATGGTGGGTGAAGAGCTTGCAAAGGCCTACGCCAGCTCCGATGTCTTTCTCTTCCCTTCCGAGACGGAGACCTACGGTCAGGTGGTGCTTGAAGCCATGGCAAGCGGTCTTCCTGTTATAGTTAGCTCTAAGGGTGCTTCCCATGAGCATGTACAAGAGGGTGTAAACGGCTTTATAGCCACAAGGCCAGAGGAGTATGTGGAAGCTCTATCTTTGCTCCTTTCTAACGAAAACCTAAGGAGAAGTATGGCCCAAGAGGCCCTATACAGCGCCAGAAGGCTTGATTTGAGAAAAAGCTATATAGATTACATGCTTGCCATAGCAGGCCTTGGGAGGTTAGTGTATGAAGTTGATTGA
- the thiC gene encoding phosphomethylpyrimidine synthase ThiC produces the protein MLRAEWVERRKGFKNKSQMHLARQGIITEEMRYVAKREGLHPEFVRQEVARGRMIIPANINHLHLEPMCIGINSRVKVNANIGNSGLASDIPTEVEKAKVAIKYGADTIMDLSTGEAIKETREAIIKVSTVPVGTVPIYEALRRAKGNVKNMTVDLILDVIEEQAQQGVSYMTIHAGVLKEFLPLVQHRVMGIVSRGGAIMAQWMMEHGKQNPLYEHFDKICEIFKKYDVSFSLGDGLRPGAIADASDEAQLAELKVLGELTERAWRHDVQVMVEGPGHVPMDQIEFNMKIQQKVCHEAPFYVLGPLVIDVAPGYDHIASAIGAAMAGWYGAAMLCYVTPKEHLGLPNIEDVKQGVIAYKIAAHAADVAKNWPGARDWDLEMSKARFAFDWNRQFELAIDPETARAYHDETLPQEGYKSAKFCSMCGPEFCAYKISQNVSSKMEEMLQLDNWIAP, from the coding sequence ATGTTAAGGGCTGAGTGGGTAGAAAGGAGAAAGGGCTTTAAAAATAAAAGCCAGATGCACCTTGCCAGGCAGGGCATAATTACGGAGGAAATGCGATATGTGGCCAAAAGGGAAGGCCTCCATCCAGAGTTTGTACGTCAAGAGGTGGCAAGGGGTAGGATGATCATCCCAGCCAACATAAACCACCTGCATCTTGAGCCTATGTGTATTGGTATAAACTCAAGGGTAAAGGTCAATGCCAACATAGGAAATTCTGGCCTTGCAAGCGATATACCAACGGAAGTGGAAAAGGCAAAGGTAGCCATAAAGTATGGTGCGGATACCATAATGGACCTATCCACTGGAGAGGCAATAAAAGAAACAAGAGAAGCCATAATAAAGGTCAGCACTGTGCCTGTGGGAACGGTACCCATATACGAGGCCCTAAGAAGGGCAAAAGGTAATGTAAAAAATATGACGGTGGACCTAATACTGGACGTGATAGAAGAACAAGCCCAGCAAGGCGTTTCTTACATGACCATACATGCGGGCGTTTTAAAGGAGTTCTTGCCTCTTGTCCAACACAGGGTTATGGGTATAGTCTCCCGTGGCGGTGCCATAATGGCCCAATGGATGATGGAACATGGAAAGCAAAACCCCCTCTATGAACACTTTGACAAGATATGCGAAATATTCAAAAAGTATGATGTGAGCTTTTCTCTTGGAGATGGCCTAAGGCCTGGGGCTATTGCGGACGCCTCCGATGAGGCCCAGCTGGCGGAGCTAAAAGTTTTGGGAGAACTGACAGAGAGGGCATGGAGGCATGATGTGCAGGTGATGGTGGAAGGACCGGGCCATGTGCCTATGGACCAGATAGAGTTCAATATGAAGATTCAGCAAAAGGTATGCCATGAGGCACCCTTCTATGTGCTTGGTCCCCTTGTTATAGATGTGGCGCCCGGCTATGACCATATAGCCTCCGCCATAGGCGCTGCCATGGCTGGTTGGTATGGCGCTGCCATGCTATGCTATGTAACACCCAAAGAGCACCTTGGTCTTCCAAACATAGAAGACGTAAAGCAAGGAGTTATAGCATATAAGATAGCCGCCCATGCGGCCGATGTGGCCAAAAACTGGCCCGGTGCAAGGGATTGGGACCTGGAGATGTCAAAGGCTCGCTTTGCTTTTGATTGGAACAGGCAGTTTGAGCTTGCCATTGACCCAGAGACGGCAAGGGCATACCACGATGAGACCCTACCACAGGAAGGCTACAAGAGTGCCAAGTTCTGCTCCATGTGTGGGCCAGAGTTCTGCGCTTACAAAATCTCTCAAAACGTATCCTCCAAAATGGAGGAAATGCTACAACTTGACAACTGGATAGCACCATAA
- a CDS encoding SAM-dependent methyltransferase, translating to MISFRDWMAHAVREYYQSDFRRDFFTAPELDRSFGYALAEYLASLIKDYERPILLELGGGSGALAYDVLTYLKEKELSLFERVSYYIYDFSPRLIELQKRKLKDFEEKVFWTENFFPMRGVVFSNEFFDCLPVHVIKEGKELFLDGEKEVWQEVSYEPLKDVLSRMGYERLSQVVEVCLDCIDFLKIIAENLLEGYHIVIDYGYTTQEMAKFPEGTVVGYKGHRFYNRPSLGMDITSHVNFSLLEEYGKDFGLQSVAFMSLRDFLLKSPAFLQELENLSLSESPEDIERLSRLKTLLISMGERFRVLVQKKL from the coding sequence ATGATCTCCTTTAGGGACTGGATGGCCCATGCGGTAAGAGAATACTACCAGTCTGACTTTAGAAGGGATTTTTTTACTGCGCCAGAGCTGGATAGGTCCTTTGGCTACGCCTTGGCCGAATATTTAGCCAGTTTGATAAAGGACTATGAAAGGCCTATTCTTCTTGAGCTTGGTGGTGGCAGTGGTGCCTTAGCTTACGATGTTTTAACTTATCTAAAAGAAAAGGAGCTAAGCCTTTTTGAAAGAGTAAGCTACTATATATACGACTTTAGCCCAAGGCTTATAGAGCTTCAAAAAAGAAAGCTAAAAGATTTTGAAGAAAAGGTCTTTTGGACAGAAAACTTTTTTCCTATGCGTGGTGTGGTCTTTTCCAATGAGTTTTTTGACTGCCTTCCCGTACATGTAATAAAGGAGGGGAAAGAGCTTTTCCTTGATGGTGAGAAGGAGGTATGGCAAGAGGTTTCTTATGAGCCTTTAAAGGATGTTCTTAGTAGGATGGGCTATGAAAGGCTTTCGCAGGTGGTAGAGGTCTGCCTTGATTGCATAGACTTTTTAAAAATCATAGCTGAAAACCTTTTGGAGGGCTATCACATCGTAATAGACTATGGATATACAACTCAAGAGATGGCCAAGTTTCCAGAGGGAACTGTGGTGGGCTACAAAGGCCACAGGTTTTATAACAGGCCTTCCCTTGGCATGGATATAACTTCCCATGTGAACTTTTCCTTGCTTGAAGAGTATGGCAAAGATTTTGGACTGCAAAGCGTGGCTTTTATGAGCCTAAGGGATTTTTTGCTGAAAAGCCCAGCCTTTTTGCAAGAGCTTGAAAACCTTAGCCTCTCTGAGTCTCCAGAGGATATAGAAAGGCTCTCCCGCCTAAAGACCCTTCTTATAAGCATGGGAGAGCGTTTTAGAGTCCTTGTGCAGAAAAAACTATAG
- a CDS encoding IS110 family transposase: MTKFVVGVDVDSKACQICVKEVSSKKTLLNIKVANLELQEFIEKRLKELAVPSESMVVMESTGKSYFLFPMHVFSSFGYQVRVENPRFIKAFADSFSVRGKKTDRYDAEVLALYGIERCIGSYKVSYLPNDLKATVRHWAKLRKVKQEIEGYAFSQALVVFPLIDEVFGGSPLKTKIGRFALSYYEGWHNLYERDFQTFKEEVYSHVRRARNTDKFLDLLYRYAEKIAKTGYKPTSRQVELLRLALRELEEYEKLIRLVEEELIRISRGIEEVELLKSIPGIGDLSAVVLYAEIGNIDRFRDRDDLWAYFGMDPRNEESGESVRRSSKISRAGVSYVRGLLYMIACSLIRKGAPYFETYWQLRKKGKSHKEALIVIAHKIVRIIYGVLKGRFPCRKFAGHISKSVVDFDELIYEVQEDE, translated from the coding sequence ATGACAAAATTTGTTGTGGGAGTGGATGTGGATTCTAAAGCTTGTCAGATATGTGTTAAGGAAGTTTCAAGCAAAAAAACACTACTTAACATAAAAGTTGCAAACCTTGAACTGCAGGAGTTTATTGAAAAAAGACTGAAGGAACTTGCTGTGCCTTCTGAGTCTATGGTAGTTATGGAAAGCACTGGTAAATCTTACTTTCTCTTTCCTATGCATGTTTTTTCTTCCTTTGGTTATCAGGTGAGGGTAGAAAACCCACGCTTTATTAAAGCCTTTGCAGACAGTTTTTCTGTGAGGGGTAAAAAGACTGACAGGTATGATGCGGAAGTTTTGGCTCTTTATGGAATAGAGAGGTGCATAGGCTCATATAAGGTTTCATATCTTCCAAACGACCTGAAGGCTACCGTCAGACACTGGGCGAAGCTAAGGAAGGTGAAACAGGAGATAGAAGGATATGCTTTCTCTCAAGCTCTTGTGGTGTTTCCTTTAATTGACGAAGTTTTTGGAGGAAGTCCTTTAAAGACAAAGATTGGGAGGTTTGCTCTTTCTTACTATGAAGGCTGGCATAACTTGTATGAGAGAGATTTTCAGACTTTCAAGGAAGAAGTTTATAGCCATGTGAGGCGTGCAAGGAACACAGACAAGTTTTTAGACCTGCTTTACAGGTATGCGGAGAAGATAGCCAAGACAGGTTATAAGCCAACAAGCAGGCAGGTAGAACTTCTCAGGCTTGCTTTGAGAGAGCTTGAGGAATACGAGAAGTTAATAAGGCTTGTGGAAGAGGAGCTTATAAGGATAAGCAGAGGAATAGAAGAGGTTGAGCTTTTGAAGAGCATACCTGGGATAGGTGATTTGAGCGCTGTTGTGCTGTATGCGGAGATAGGGAATATAGACAGGTTTAGAGATAGAGACGACCTTTGGGCATATTTTGGTATGGACCCGAGAAACGAAGAAAGCGGAGAAAGCGTCAGGAGAAGTAGCAAGATTTCCAGAGCTGGAGTGTCTTATGTTAGAGGTTTGCTATACATGATAGCCTGCTCTCTAATAAGGAAAGGTGCGCCATATTTTGAAACATACTGGCAGTTAAGGAAAAAAGGCAAGAGCCATAAAGAAGCTTTGATAGTAATAGCTCACAAGATAGTGAGGATAATCTATGGTGTTTTGAAAGGAAGGTTTCCGTGCAGGAAGTTTGCAGGTCATATAAGCAAGTCAGTGGTAGATTTTGATGAGCTTATTTATGAGGTGCAGGAAGATGAGTAA
- the acs gene encoding acetate--CoA ligase, producing the protein MEIREEVHLKVEEKYNPPSHIVERAWIKDYESLYKESISDREGFWAKVAEELHWFKKWDKVLEWNYPYAKWFVNAKTNITYNCLDRHVQNGKRNKVAYIFVDEDNREKKITYGELLELVNRIANGLKSLGVKKGDRVSIYMPNTIEAIACMLACARIGAIHSVVFAGFSEGALRLRIEDAKAKVVITASYTKRRGKKIDLFATAQRAIDGLGFVEKVIVWDREGDVLNGSGGLFVSFDELIKNSSPECEPTVMDAEDPLFILYTSGTTGKPKGVLHTTGGYMVGTYFTTKITFDLHEDDIYWCTADIGWITGHSYIVYGPLACGATSVITEGAPDYPDPGRWWSYVEKYRVNVFYTAPTAIRMFMRYGEQWPAKYDMSSLRILGSVGEPINPEVWHWYYKHIGREKCVIVDTWWQTETGMHMITTIPSYPAKPGKAGKPYFGIEVAVVDSSGKELPPNTVGNLVIKTPWPSMLRTCWGEPDRYEKYWNTIPGYYFAGDLATYDEEGYIMILGRADDVLNVAGHRIGTMEVESAIVDHPAVAEAAVIGKPHEIKGESIKAFVILKKGVEPTEHLKEEIKQHVKQILGAIAVPDEIEFVEKLPKTRSGKIMRRVLKAQELGLPVGDISTLED; encoded by the coding sequence ATGGAAATAAGGGAAGAGGTACATCTAAAGGTAGAAGAAAAGTACAACCCACCATCCCACATAGTAGAAAGAGCATGGATAAAGGATTATGAAAGCCTCTACAAGGAATCTATAAGCGACAGAGAAGGTTTTTGGGCAAAGGTAGCAGAGGAACTTCACTGGTTTAAAAAGTGGGACAAGGTCCTTGAATGGAACTATCCTTATGCCAAATGGTTTGTAAATGCAAAGACCAATATAACCTATAACTGTTTAGATAGGCATGTGCAAAATGGCAAACGCAATAAGGTAGCTTACATATTCGTGGATGAAGACAACAGAGAAAAGAAGATAACCTACGGGGAGCTTTTGGAGCTTGTAAACAGAATAGCCAACGGCCTTAAGTCCCTTGGTGTAAAAAAGGGAGATAGGGTATCCATATATATGCCCAATACCATAGAGGCCATAGCTTGTATGCTTGCCTGCGCAAGGATTGGCGCCATACACAGCGTAGTCTTTGCAGGCTTTAGCGAAGGTGCCCTTAGGCTTAGAATTGAAGATGCAAAGGCTAAGGTAGTAATTACCGCCAGCTATACCAAGAGAAGGGGTAAAAAGATAGACCTATTTGCTACAGCCCAAAGGGCCATAGATGGATTGGGATTTGTGGAAAAGGTTATAGTATGGGACAGAGAAGGAGATGTGCTAAACGGCTCTGGCGGCCTATTTGTAAGCTTTGATGAGCTTATTAAAAATAGCTCTCCAGAGTGTGAGCCTACAGTTATGGATGCGGAGGACCCACTATTTATACTTTACACCTCTGGAACCACCGGCAAGCCCAAGGGAGTGCTTCATACCACCGGAGGATACATGGTAGGCACCTACTTTACTACCAAGATAACCTTTGACCTTCATGAGGATGATATATATTGGTGTACTGCCGATATAGGATGGATAACCGGACATAGCTACATAGTTTATGGTCCTCTTGCCTGCGGTGCCACATCGGTTATAACGGAAGGCGCACCCGATTATCCAGACCCCGGAAGATGGTGGAGCTATGTAGAAAAGTATAGGGTGAACGTCTTTTACACTGCGCCCACTGCCATAAGGATGTTCATGAGGTATGGCGAGCAGTGGCCAGCCAAATACGACATGTCCTCTTTAAGAATACTAGGCTCGGTGGGTGAGCCTATAAACCCGGAAGTATGGCATTGGTATTATAAGCATATAGGAAGAGAAAAATGTGTTATTGTTGATACTTGGTGGCAAACAGAAACTGGCATGCATATGATAACCACCATACCCTCTTACCCTGCAAAGCCCGGAAAGGCAGGAAAGCCTTACTTTGGAATAGAAGTGGCCGTAGTAGATAGTAGTGGTAAAGAGCTCCCACCCAACACAGTTGGAAACCTTGTTATAAAAACGCCATGGCCATCCATGCTTAGAACATGCTGGGGAGAACCAGACAGGTACGAAAAATACTGGAACACCATACCAGGTTATTACTTTGCTGGAGACCTTGCCACCTACGATGAAGAGGGATACATAATGATACTTGGCCGTGCGGACGATGTGCTTAATGTGGCGGGCCATAGGATAGGAACGATGGAAGTGGAAAGCGCCATAGTGGACCATCCTGCAGTGGCAGAAGCGGCGGTAATAGGCAAGCCTCATGAGATAAAGGGAGAGTCCATAAAGGCTTTTGTAATACTCAAAAAGGGCGTAGAACCCACAGAACATCTAAAGGAAGAGATAAAACAGCATGTCAAACAGATACTCGGCGCCATAGCGGTGCCAGATGAGATAGAATTTGTGGAAAAGCTTCCTAAGACAAGAAGCGGTAAGATTATGAGAAGGGTCCTAAAGGCTCAAGAGCTTGGCCTTCCTGTAGGAGATATATCCACCTTAGAGGATTAA